The following are encoded in a window of Chloroflexota bacterium genomic DNA:
- a CDS encoding trimethylamine methyltransferase family protein, which yields MKSANRIVFTSPQFALLSEQQKQDLHLAALEVLRRTGVRFHHRGALEMLKKAGAFVSDGNLVKFPARLITEALSSPPSRVVMCDRDGAPAMLLEGTKTHFGTGSDCLNFLDPETGAHRPFTQADIVNGYRLCDALPNIHFVMSIGIPSDVNPALTYDVQMALMLEHTTKPIVFVTNDGASCRRAIDMAAAVAGGHEALREQQHILLYSEPSSPLQQSETAVDKLLLMAEYELPVVHSPGPQMGATAPITMAGGLVMSLAEILSGLVVHQLHRPGAPFVFGAGLHHMDMGAMQICYASPEFQLTKAAVAEMGRWYGLPTWGYAGCSDAKVMDEQAALEAMLSVLMAKLSGANLIHDVGYMESGLTTSFEMIVLTDELVGMADHLMKGIEVSDATLMVDELDAVGPGGNFLSTRATVQRFREFWFPGLLDRKTRPQWLETGATTLGQRLTGRVREILAEHRPKPLPAEVRQKVWDIVSGAN from the coding sequence ATGAAATCGGCAAATCGCATCGTGTTCACATCGCCACAGTTTGCGCTCCTTTCGGAGCAGCAGAAGCAAGATTTGCACCTGGCCGCGCTGGAAGTGTTGCGCCGTACCGGCGTGCGGTTCCACCATCGGGGCGCGCTGGAGATGCTCAAGAAGGCGGGCGCGTTCGTGTCCGACGGGAACTTGGTGAAGTTCCCGGCTCGGCTGATCACCGAGGCGCTGTCGTCGCCGCCGAGCCGCGTCGTCATGTGCGACCGAGACGGCGCTCCGGCCATGCTTCTGGAGGGCACGAAGACCCACTTCGGCACGGGGTCGGACTGCCTGAACTTCCTGGATCCCGAAACGGGGGCCCATCGCCCGTTCACCCAGGCCGACATCGTGAACGGCTATCGCCTCTGCGACGCGCTGCCCAACATTCACTTCGTCATGTCCATCGGCATCCCGTCCGACGTGAATCCGGCGCTGACGTATGACGTGCAGATGGCGCTGATGCTGGAGCACACCACCAAGCCCATTGTCTTCGTTACGAACGATGGCGCCAGTTGTCGGCGGGCGATAGACATGGCCGCTGCCGTCGCCGGCGGGCACGAGGCCCTGCGCGAGCAGCAGCACATCCTGCTCTACTCCGAGCCGTCGTCGCCGCTCCAGCAGTCGGAGACGGCTGTGGATAAGTTGCTCCTCATGGCAGAATACGAACTGCCGGTGGTGCATTCGCCTGGGCCGCAGATGGGCGCGACGGCTCCTATCACGATGGCGGGCGGCCTGGTGATGTCGCTGGCGGAAATCCTGAGCGGCCTGGTTGTCCACCAGTTGCACAGGCCCGGCGCGCCGTTCGTCTTCGGCGCGGGACTTCACCACATGGACATGGGCGCCATGCAGATTTGCTACGCGTCGCCCGAGTTCCAGTTGACCAAGGCGGCGGTGGCCGAGATGGGGCGCTGGTATGGGCTGCCCACGTGGGGCTACGCGGGTTGCTCGGACGCGAAGGTGATGGACGAGCAGGCGGCGCTGGAAGCCATGCTGTCGGTGCTCATGGCCAAACTCAGCGGCGCCAATCTCATCCACGACGTGGGCTACATGGAGAGTGGCCTGACCACATCGTTTGAAATGATCGTGCTCACGGACGAGTTGGTGGGCATGGCCGATCATCTGATGAAGGGGATTGAGGTCAGCGACGCCACGCTGATGGTGGACGAACTGGACGCCGTCGGCCCGGGCGGCAACTTCCTGTCAACCCGCGCCACGGTTCAGCGGTTCCGCGAGTTCTGGTTCCCCGGCCTGCTGGATCGCAAGACGCGCCCGCAGTGGCTAGAAACGGGGGCCACCACGCTGGGCCAGCGGCTCACGGGCCGGGTGAGGGAGATTCTGGCCGAACACCGTCCCAAGCCCCTGCCCGCCGAGGTCAGGCAGAAGGTTTGGGACATCGTCTCCGGCGCCAATTAG
- a CDS encoding methylaspartate ammonia-lyase: MPAIVRLLAVPAVGGYYCEDLAALQSRPMPIPDRYAAPAVTPGFRRVREVAEAVSVGLALDDGRVAWGDCVAVAYCGKAGRWPVFRAAEGVATLRTVVAPALEGQPLTAFRPLAEAVEGLTESVVEERPVKAPKGQQGGLSRRDLLTGRFARAEGAESPGVERVMVTRSLHTAVRYGVSQALLGAAALARGLTMAEVIADEWGLPAPSEPVPIHAQSGGDRYANVDKMIARRVASLPHALVDDIPEQLGSDGSKLVQYARWVKERIQALAGADYRPTIHLDVHGTLGQIFDNNLGKVLGALYALESAVKPYPLRVECPVMLASREAQIDAMRTLRDYVRARGLQVQLVADEWANTLDDIRAFVDAQAADMIQIKMPDLGSVHNAVDAVLACKQGGVGAFLGGSCAETDLSARMSVHVALATRPDILMAKPGMGVDEAVMLTQNEMGRALAEMAHRCAAQ; this comes from the coding sequence ATGCCCGCGATTGTGCGTCTCCTCGCCGTCCCTGCGGTGGGCGGCTACTACTGCGAAGACCTGGCGGCCCTGCAATCGCGTCCCATGCCTATCCCCGACCGTTACGCCGCGCCCGCCGTTACGCCCGGCTTTCGCCGTGTGCGCGAGGTGGCCGAGGCGGTGTCGGTGGGGCTGGCGCTGGACGACGGGCGCGTGGCCTGGGGCGATTGCGTCGCCGTGGCCTATTGCGGCAAGGCGGGGCGCTGGCCGGTGTTCCGCGCCGCGGAGGGTGTGGCGACGCTGCGCACGGTGGTCGCGCCCGCCCTGGAGGGCCAGCCGCTGACCGCGTTCCGTCCGCTGGCCGAGGCTGTGGAGGGCCTGACGGAGTCGGTCGTTGAGGAGCGTCCTGTGAAAGCGCCCAAGGGGCAGCAGGGCGGGCTGTCCCGCCGCGACCTGCTGACGGGGCGCTTTGCGCGCGCCGAGGGGGCCGAGTCGCCCGGCGTGGAGCGTGTCATGGTAACGCGGTCCCTGCACACGGCGGTGCGCTACGGCGTGAGCCAGGCGCTGCTCGGGGCGGCGGCCCTGGCGCGTGGCCTCACCATGGCCGAGGTCATCGCCGACGAATGGGGCCTGCCTGCGCCATCGGAGCCAGTGCCCATCCATGCCCAATCGGGCGGCGACCGATACGCCAACGTGGACAAGATGATCGCCCGACGGGTGGCCTCTCTCCCCCATGCGCTGGTGGACGACATCCCCGAGCAGTTGGGCAGCGACGGCTCCAAACTGGTGCAGTACGCCCGCTGGGTCAAGGAGCGCATCCAGGCGCTGGCGGGCGCGGACTACCGGCCCACCATCCACCTGGACGTGCATGGGACGCTGGGGCAGATTTTTGACAACAACCTGGGCAAGGTGCTGGGCGCCCTGTACGCCCTGGAGTCGGCGGTGAAGCCCTACCCGCTGCGGGTGGAGTGTCCGGTGATGCTCGCCAGCCGCGAGGCGCAGATAGACGCCATGCGCACGCTGCGCGACTACGTGCGGGCGCGCGGCCTTCAGGTGCAACTGGTGGCCGACGAGTGGGCCAATACGCTGGACGACATCCGCGCCTTCGTGGACGCCCAGGCCGCCGACATGATTCAGATCAAGATGCCCGACCTGGGGAGCGTCCACAACGCGGTGGATGCCGTCCTTGCGTGCAAGCAGGGCGGCGTGGGCGCGTTCCTCGGAGGCAGTTGCGCGGAGACCGACCTGTCGGCCCGCATGAGCGTCCACGTGGCGCTGGCCACGCGCCCGGACATCCTGATGGCGAAGCCAGGGATGGGCGTGGACGAGGCCGTGATGCTCACTCAGAACGAGATGGGGCGCGCCCTGGCCGAGATGGCGCACAGGTGCGCTGCTCAATAA